One region of Demequina sp. TMPB413 genomic DNA includes:
- a CDS encoding 2-hydroxyacid dehydrogenase codes for MITVSVPEQAIADALGPVGDDARIVVWDPAASDPPEDERDRITIACLAHDTGGRTVYGRLATCGHLKVIQIPSAGFEHALPFVPDGVSLANARGVHDSRVAEMTLALALASRRLLPRFLDAQRRETWEPEFDSRSLADSRALVVGYGSIGEAIGVRLRASEVHVEGVARSARTARDGTAVHAVEDLPELLPHFDIVVIVTPHTDQTDQLVDAEFLAAMPDGALLINVGRGKVVDTDALLEELRSRRLFAALDVTDPEPLPTGHPLWSAPQCIVVPHVAGVEVLTNRRFTDLVRLQIDARRRGDDPVNFVAMGSFPA; via the coding sequence ATGATCACCGTCTCCGTTCCCGAACAGGCCATCGCCGACGCCCTTGGGCCAGTAGGCGACGACGCCAGGATCGTCGTGTGGGACCCCGCGGCCTCCGATCCGCCGGAGGATGAGCGCGATCGCATCACGATCGCGTGCCTGGCCCACGACACCGGCGGGCGCACCGTCTACGGTCGCCTCGCGACGTGCGGCCACTTGAAGGTGATCCAGATACCCTCGGCGGGTTTCGAGCACGCTTTGCCTTTTGTTCCTGACGGTGTCTCGCTCGCGAACGCGCGAGGAGTGCATGACTCTCGGGTTGCCGAGATGACCCTCGCTCTCGCTCTGGCCAGCAGGCGACTACTGCCACGGTTCCTCGACGCCCAACGCCGCGAGACGTGGGAGCCAGAGTTCGACTCTCGCAGCCTCGCGGACTCGCGGGCACTCGTGGTCGGCTACGGCAGCATCGGTGAGGCGATCGGCGTCCGATTGCGGGCGAGCGAAGTTCATGTCGAAGGCGTGGCACGCTCGGCGCGCACGGCGCGAGACGGGACCGCCGTCCACGCGGTGGAGGACCTGCCTGAGTTGCTTCCTCACTTCGACATCGTCGTCATCGTGACTCCACATACGGACCAGACGGACCAGCTTGTCGATGCCGAGTTCCTGGCCGCCATGCCCGACGGCGCGCTTCTGATCAACGTGGGAAGGGGCAAGGTGGTGGACACCGACGCCCTCCTCGAGGAACTGCGTTCGCGCCGGCTCTTCGCGGCGCTTGACGTGACGGACCCCGAGCCGTTGCCGACCGGGCACCCCTTGTGGTCGGCACCTCAGTGCATCGTGGTGCCGCACGTGGCCGGGGTCGAGGTGCTCACCAACCGGCGTTTCACCGACTTGGTCAGGCTCCAGATCGACGCACGCAGGCGAGGAGACGATCCCGTGAACTTCGTCGCGATGGGTTCGTTTCCCGCCTAG
- a CDS encoding deoxyribodipyrimidine photo-lyase, with protein sequence MASLWWIRRDARLADNPALLEAQADGPAAAVFPWSPRLRLWSGRRRAYLARSLWSLRQDTYGAVAVRYGNPADVVLAAAREAGASVVWAQREHSPSGLREQDEVSRALAADDRELRLEGSPYAVAPGRVRKADGTPYQVFTPFSRAWREHGWPRPATAADARGFAHLPSDIDLDQDAALGDIQDPLGLPPPFTESAWRDRLDAFVGDALADYAEARDLPAVDATSRMSIPLAYGQIHPRTLLAAAADAGAADGSFAKGAAVFASEVAWREFHADVLFHHPQALRSALKPVIPDDAWATGQEANAAFAAWTRGETGFPLVDAGMRELAATGTMHNRVRMVVASFLIKDLHVPWQRGTEHFRRMLLDYDHAQNQLNWQWVAGTGRDAAPYFRVFNPDSQLAKFDPAGEYARRWLPDLDTPAYPSRIVDHKVEREVALADFQRGKASG encoded by the coding sequence ATGGCCTCTCTGTGGTGGATCAGGCGCGATGCGCGGCTCGCCGACAACCCCGCCCTTCTCGAGGCGCAGGCCGACGGCCCGGCCGCCGCTGTCTTCCCGTGGTCCCCTAGGCTGCGGCTGTGGTCGGGCAGGCGCCGCGCGTACCTCGCCCGGTCGTTGTGGAGCCTGCGGCAGGACACCTACGGCGCCGTCGCCGTTCGCTACGGCAACCCGGCCGACGTCGTCCTCGCCGCCGCGCGGGAAGCTGGGGCGAGCGTCGTCTGGGCACAACGCGAGCACTCGCCCAGCGGGTTGCGCGAGCAAGACGAGGTCAGCCGCGCGCTCGCGGCCGACGACAGGGAACTTCGCCTCGAAGGCTCGCCTTACGCCGTCGCGCCAGGGCGCGTGCGGAAGGCCGATGGAACGCCGTACCAGGTGTTCACACCGTTCTCGAGGGCGTGGAGGGAGCATGGGTGGCCGCGCCCTGCCACAGCGGCCGACGCTCGCGGCTTCGCTCACCTCCCCTCTGACATCGACCTCGATCAGGACGCGGCTTTGGGCGACATCCAGGACCCGCTCGGCCTTCCGCCGCCCTTCACGGAGTCCGCGTGGCGCGACAGGCTCGACGCCTTCGTTGGCGACGCTCTCGCCGACTACGCCGAGGCCCGCGACCTGCCAGCCGTGGACGCCACCTCCCGCATGAGCATCCCGCTCGCGTATGGGCAGATCCATCCGCGCACCCTCCTTGCGGCAGCGGCCGACGCGGGTGCCGCCGATGGTTCGTTTGCCAAAGGAGCCGCGGTCTTCGCCTCAGAGGTCGCGTGGCGCGAGTTCCACGCCGACGTCTTGTTCCACCACCCGCAGGCCTTGCGTTCGGCTCTGAAGCCGGTGATCCCCGACGACGCGTGGGCTACCGGACAGGAGGCAAACGCCGCCTTCGCCGCATGGACACGAGGCGAGACGGGCTTTCCCCTGGTCGACGCAGGGATGCGCGAACTCGCCGCCACCGGCACGATGCACAACCGGGTGCGCATGGTGGTCGCCAGCTTCCTCATCAAGGATCTGCACGTGCCGTGGCAGCGCGGTACCGAGCACTTCAGGCGCATGCTTCTCGATTACGACCACGCGCAAAACCAGCTCAACTGGCAGTGGGTCGCCGGAACAGGGCGGGACGCCGCGCCCTACTTCAGGGTATTCAACCCCGACTCTCAGCTCGCGAAGTTCGACCCCGCTGGTGAGTACGCTCGTCGCTGGCTGCCGGATCTCGACACCCCCGCGTACCCCTCACGCATCGTCGACCACAAAGTGGAACGCGAAGTCGCGTTGGCAGACTTTCAGCGCGGCAAAGCGAGCGGCTAG
- a CDS encoding NAD(P)H-dependent oxidoreductase, which translates to MRVGLMMGALGGADLNGHMLGALRRHFGDDALVDHLRIGSLPPYAPSAPLTTDVKDFRSRAAECDAIVILAAQHLNGVTGSLKNALDWLGCGTSAIESTPVVVAGIATDRSSTFAAVQQVKSALAALGSLVMRQPEYFFEVTDDAFNDHHVITNVTLADEVAEFTGATLGFFAHELRVLTGATSSLSTSSVSGGALTTVANPARKQT; encoded by the coding sequence ATGCGGGTGGGATTGATGATGGGTGCGCTTGGTGGTGCCGACCTCAACGGCCACATGCTGGGTGCCTTACGGCGGCATTTTGGGGACGACGCGCTGGTCGACCATCTGCGTATTGGGTCGTTGCCGCCCTATGCGCCGAGCGCCCCATTGACAACGGACGTCAAGGATTTTCGCTCACGGGCCGCTGAATGCGACGCGATCGTCATTCTCGCTGCCCAGCACCTGAACGGCGTCACGGGCTCGCTCAAGAACGCACTCGACTGGTTGGGATGCGGGACGAGCGCGATCGAGTCCACGCCTGTGGTGGTCGCTGGAATCGCCACCGACCGTTCATCGACGTTCGCCGCCGTTCAGCAGGTGAAGTCCGCACTCGCCGCTCTCGGGTCGCTCGTGATGCGACAGCCGGAGTACTTCTTTGAAGTGACGGACGACGCGTTCAACGACCACCACGTCATCACAAACGTGACCCTTGCCGACGAGGTCGCCGAGTTCACGGGCGCCACTTTGGGATTCTTCGCCCACGAGTTGCGCGTGTTGACTGGCGCGACGTCCTCACTGTCGACGTCATCCGTGTCGGGTGGAGCCTTGACGACCGTCGCGAATCCGGCGCGAAAGCAGACTTAA
- a CDS encoding NADPH-dependent FMN reductase produces MRLGYIVGSLSSTSINRKVANALVAFAPEGVELVELDYTELPVYSPDADSDYPQAALDWKSSIEGVDGIIIVTPEYLRSVPGALKNAIDWASRPWGTNSFNGKPVAIAGASIGSIGTAAAQQHLRAVLGHLNAPTLGQPEVFLQYRADAWDAEGALIDEQTAAMLQGFLAAAIAHVERYAAVTA; encoded by the coding sequence ATGCGTCTCGGCTACATCGTCGGATCACTGTCCAGCACGTCCATCAACCGCAAGGTCGCCAACGCGCTCGTCGCCTTCGCGCCAGAAGGCGTCGAACTCGTCGAACTCGACTACACCGAGTTGCCGGTCTACAGCCCCGACGCCGACAGCGACTACCCCCAGGCCGCCCTCGACTGGAAGTCCTCCATCGAAGGCGTCGACGGCATCATCATCGTGACGCCCGAGTACTTGCGCTCCGTCCCCGGCGCCCTGAAGAACGCGATCGACTGGGCCTCACGCCCCTGGGGCACCAACTCCTTCAACGGCAAGCCTGTGGCCATCGCCGGCGCTTCCATCGGCTCCATCGGCACCGCCGCCGCGCAGCAGCACCTGCGCGCAGTGCTCGGCCACCTCAACGCGCCCACGCTCGGCCAGCCTGAGGTGTTCTTGCAGTACCGCGCAGACGCCTGGGACGCAGAGGGCGCCCTCATCGACGAGCAGACCGCCGCGATGCTGCAGGGATTCCTCGCCGCAGCCATCGCACACGTCGAGCGCTACGCAGCGGTTACTGCCTAG